Part of the Kiritimatiellia bacterium genome, GATCTTTTCCTTCCTGACCTTCTTCGTCGCGATTCCAACCGCGATCAAGATCCTGAACTGGATCATGACCATGTACAAAGGGTCTGTCTCCTTTGAAACGCCGATGCTGTATGCCTATGGATTCCTCGGGCTGTTCACGATCGGCGGGCTCACGGGCCTCTTCCTCAGTACGCTTGCAACCGACATTCATCTCCACGACACCTACTTCGTGGTCGCCCATTTCCACTACGTCATGGTTGGCGGCGGTGTCATGGGCTTTCTTGGGGGGCTCCACTTCTGGTGGCCAAAGATCACCGGACGCATGTACCCAGAAGGCTGGGCCAAATTCGCGGCGATCGTGATCTTCGTCGGATTCAATCTTACCTTCTTCCCGCAGTTCCAGCTCGGCTATCACGGGATGCCCAGGCGGTATCACACCTATGCCGAAGAGTTTCAGATCCTGCATGTGATGTCGACGGCCGGCGCCTCTGTGCTCGGGGCGGGCTATCTCATCATGGCCGGCTATATGATCTGGTCGCTGTTCAAGGGCAAGCGGGCGCCAGCCAATCCTTGGGACGCCCGCGGATTGGAATGGGAAACGTCGTCACCGCCTCCGACGGAGAACTTTTTGACCACGCCCGTCGTGACCCAGGAGGCTTACGCTTACGACAAGCCGTCCGTGACTTGGGTCCCGACCGCTCATCCAATTCCGGAGGGCCACCGTGTCTAGCCACGCCCACGCCAGCGCGCATGTCGCGCATCACTTCGAAAGCGCTGTGCAACAGCGCGAATCCGCGACGCTCGGCATGTGGATCTTTCTCGTCACCGAGGTCATGTTTTTCGGCGGCCTTTTTGCCGCCTATGCAATCTATCGGTCGATTTATCCAGAGGCGTGGGTGGTCGGCAGCCATCTTCTGAGCATCGGACTTGGAGGGTTCAATACCGCGGTGCTGCTTGCCTCATCTCTCACGATGGCGCTGGCCGTACATGCGGCGCAGACCGACAAACCGAGGGCTTCGGCGCTCTGGATCGTATTGACCCTCGTCCTGGGGTTGGTCTTCCTCGGCGTCAAGGTGGTGGAATACTCCGGGAAATATGAGCACCACCTCGTGCCCGGCCCGAATTTCCATCTCGATCCGGCTGCCGAGCTGGCCAAACTGGAAGCGTCCGGCACGAAGGTGGGTGACCATCTGCGGCACGCATTTGAAACGGCCAATCCGGCCCACGTCCAATTATTCTATTCACTCTATTTTTCAATGACCGGCATGCACGCGCTTCACATGGTGATTGGCGCCGGTCTGATGATCTGGCTTCTTGTCACAACCTTGCAGGGTCGATATAGCTCGGCCTATTACAACCCGGTTGAAGTCACCGGCCTGTATTGGCATTTCGTCGACATTGTCTGGATTTTCCTGTTCCCGTTGCTGTACCTGGTGGGGAGGCACTGATGAGCGGCGAACATGTCATGCCCATACGAGTGTATCTCGCGGTCATTGCCACTCTGATGGTTCTGACCGTCGTCACTGTCTGGGTTGCATTTCTCGATTTCGGGTTTTTGAATGATGTCATCGCGGTCGGTATTGCGGTCTTCAAAGCCTTTTTGGTCGCGGTGTACTTCATGCATCTCCGTTTCGCCGCGCCCATCACGCGCCTGTGCGCCGGCGCGGGCGTGATCTTTTTCGTCATTATGATCGCCCTGACCCTGAGCGATTACCGGTCTCGCGCCTGGCTCCCGTTTCCGGAGGGCTGGGAGACAACTGTTGAGACCACCGTCCACCACTGAGCGATTCTCCCATGCATGAGCGGAGGACCCTCATGGCGATGCTGGCTGCGCTCTGGGAACTGTCCAAGCCGAGAATCGTCGGGATGGTCCTTGTCACGACGGCTTCCGGTTTTTTCCTTGGCGCGGACGGGCGCCTTACTGGGGAGGGGACGCTCGCGCTGCTGTCCGCTTTGTTCGGCACGGGGCTTGCTGCCGCCGGCGCTGCGGCGCTGAACAACTTTCTCGAGCGCGACGCAGACGCGCGGATGGAGCGGACGCGAAAAAGGGCGCTGCCCGCCGGCCATATCGAGCCCGCCCATGCCCTCGCTTACGGTATCCTGCTGGTCCTCGGTGGAGTGGCTTGGCTCGCTGGACTCGTCAATCTCCTGTCCGCCTTCCTCGTTCTGCTTACCGCCTTTCTGTATGTCCTTGTGTACACGCCGCTCAAAAGAGTGACATGGCTCAACACGTCCATCGGCGCGATTCCGGGGGCGCTTCCCCCGATGGTCGGTTGGGCCGCAGCGACCGACGGCCTTCATGCAGGCGCCTGGATTCTGTTCGTAATTCTATACCTCTGGCAGCACCCGCACTTCTACGCCATTTCTTGGATGTATCGGGAAGATTACCGCGCCGCGGGCTTCAAAATGCTCGCCAACCTCGATCCCTCCGGCTGCCGGCTATTCCGTCATGCGATCTTTTTCTCCCTGGTTCTGATTCCTGCGTCAATCGCCCTTTCCGCGATCGGCCTCACGGGCAGCGTCTATTTGGCGGGCTCTGTATTTCTTGGAGCCGCCCTGCTGGCGGCCGGGCTTCACCTCGCCCAGCACAAACGACATGCCGACGCGCGCCGCGTCCTCCTCGCCTCGGTCGCTTATCTGCCGCTTCTGTTTGGTCTCATGGTCCTCGACGTCGCCTTCCTCCGGTGAACGGATTGGGGGACCCGCATGCCGCGGAACGCCAAACCGGGTTTGGCGAGTCGCATAATTTCCATGCTCTGGAAAAACTCGTCCAACGGCTTCCATGCTCTGTAAATTCTGCAGCATGGAATTTTTTGCCCGCCGATGTTCTTCAACCTTCCGACGTTCCCTCGTGCGGCCGCTGTATCCCCTGACGCTGATTCTTGCGGCGTTGCTGGTCACGGGGTGTGGAAGGGCGCTGTTGGAGGACCGTGCCGAACGCGACCGGACCCTTTATCTTGCCTCCGCCCGAATTCGCGGGTTTGACCCGGCGAAGGTTTCCGATGTGGCGTCGGCCAAAGCGATCGCCCTGGTATATGAAACGCTCGTGCAGATCGCGTATCTAGAACGCCCATATCGCGTCGAACCTTTGTTGGCAGATGGGATGCCAGAAACCTCTCCGGACGGCTTGCGCTACACCTTCAAGCTGCGAAAAGGCATCCACTTTTCGGACGATCCATGTTTCCCCGGCGGACGGGGGCGCGAAATGACGGCGGATGATGTGGTCTATTCGATCAAGCGCCTGGCGGACCGCAAAGTAGCGTCCTCCGGATGGTGGGCGTTCGAGGGGCGGATTCGTGGACTGGACGAGTTCCGCGCGGCGAGCGGCGGGCCCGGCCCGACCGATTACAACCGTCCTGTCGAGGGGCTTCGCGCAATCGACCGCTATACGGTTGAATTCACGCTCACGAAACCGTTTCCTCAGTTTCTATGGGTGCTGGCGCTCCACTACGCGTCGATCGTGCCTCGCGAGGCGGTTGAATATTATGGAGATCGCTTTGCCGCGCGGCCGGTCGGGTCGGGGCCGTATCGGCTCATCGAATGGCGCAGGAACTATCGAAAAATTTTTGAGCGAAACCCCAAATGGGCTGAAACCGGGCGCGTCGACCGCTATCCGTCGAGAGGGGAGCCCGGGGATGAGCAGGCGGGACTTCTCGCCGATGCCGGAAAACCGTTGCCCCTCATCGACCGGATTGTGATGTATGTCATCGCCGATTCGACCACGCAATGGATGATGTTTTTGCGCGGCGAATTGGATGAGTCTGACATTTCCCGCGACAACTGGAGCGTGGTGATCGGCCCGGACGGCAACCTGCTGCCGGAACTGGCCGCGCGCGGCATCCGACTAACCGTCTCGCCCCAACTTCGGATCAACTACATCGGATTCAACATGAACGATCCGGTCGTGGGCCCGAACCGCGCATTGCGACTGGCTCTTACCTGCGCGTTCAACTCCGAGGAATGGATACGCCTGCACAACGGGCGAGTGCGTCGGGCGCGCGGACCGATTCCGAGCACCTTGGCGGGCTATGAGCCCGATTACGACCCGTACCCCTTCAATTTGGAGCGGGCGCGGGCCTACCTCGTCGAGGCGGGTTACCCAGGGGGACGCGACCCTGCAACGGGCCGCCGGGTGGAGCTCACCCTTGAACTGGGGCGCGCCGATGATCCTGAGTTGCGCCAAGCGGCCGAACTGATCGCGGCCTTCTTTGATCGGATCGGCGTGGCTCTCCGTCTTAGTTTCAACAATGGGCCGGCCTTTTTTGAGAAGCTCGAGCGGGGCCAGGCCCAGATGTTTTATGTCGGATGGCTTGGCGATTACCCGGACGCCGAGAACTTTCTTCAGTGCCTGTATGGACCCAATTCGGACGGGGGCCCAAACCGGGCACACTACCGGAGCTCCGAATTCGACCGCCTGTTTGAACAGGTCCGTGTCATGGAAGACTCGCCGGAACGGACGGCGCTTTACAGCCGGCTTGCGCGAATCGCGATGGACGACGCCCCATGGATTTTCGTGGCCGAACCGTTGAGTTACACGCTGCATCAGAGCCGGCTTCGAAACCGGAAGCCGCACCTCTTCCCATATGGGGTGGAGAAATATTATGGTCTTTCCTCCGATCCCCGCTGAGAACGCGAAACCCGTTCCCCTTCCGGCTGGCGGCCTTGGCGGACAGACCGACATCGTTCTATCGGTCCGCGATCTCTCTATTCAATTCGGGTCCGCGGAAAGGCCCGTCCGGGCGGTGGATTCCGTGTCGTTTGACATTGCGGCCGGAGAAGTAGTCGCGTTGGTCGGCGAAAGCGGCTGCGGGAAAAGTGCCACGGCGCTGGCCGTAGCTCGCCTGCTGCCCGAGCCACCGGCGCGCTACACGGGCGGATCCATCATTCTCATGGGGGTGGATGTCTTGAAAGCGGATGCCGCCAAGCTGCGCGCCATGCGGGGGGGCTCCGTTGCCTACGTCTTTCAAGAGCCGGCCGCAGCACTGAACCCGGTGTGGTCCATCGGTTTTCAGATCGATGAGGTATTGCGGGCCCATCGTCCTGAAGTCGACCGGGCGGCCGAACGGGAGCGCCTATTCAGAGCCGTCGGACTGGATGACGTGAAACGCGTATCGCGGGCGTATCCCCACGAACTCAGCGGTGGGATGCAGCAGCGCGCTATGATCGCGATGGCGCTCGCCGGAGGGCCCAGACTGCTTATCGCGGATGAACCTACGACCGCGCTCGACGTCACCGTTCAGAAGCAGGTCCTCGACGTTCTGATTCGACTCGCCCGGGAAACCAATCTAGCAATGCTGTTTATCACCCACAATCTGGCGCTGGCTTCGAAAATCTCGAGGAGGATCATCGTGATGTATGCCGGTCAGATCGTGGAGGAGGGGACCGCCGAACACGTCCTCAGTTCGCCGCGCCATCCTTATACGCGCGCACTGCTGCGGGCTTTGCCCAGATTGCGAGGATCTCTTGAGCGCCTGGAAGGTATACCCGGCGTCGTTCCCGCCGCTGATGCCTACCCTGGCGGCTGCCGTTTTCATCCCCGTTGCCCCTTTGCGAGAAAACTCTGTTCAGAACGGGTTCCCGATATGGAGGAGGGTGTGCGGTGTCACTTTTGGCGGGAGATACCGAAATGAGCGGAGAGGGGCCTCTTGTTTCTCTCCGGGGCGTGTCGGTGCGCTACCATGCGCGCGGCCGAAGCCTTCTCGCCTTGGAGGATGTCAATTTCGATATTTGGCGCGGTGAATGT contains:
- the cyoE gene encoding heme o synthase; amino-acid sequence: MAMLAALWELSKPRIVGMVLVTTASGFFLGADGRLTGEGTLALLSALFGTGLAAAGAAALNNFLERDADARMERTRKRALPAGHIEPAHALAYGILLVLGGVAWLAGLVNLLSAFLVLLTAFLYVLVYTPLKRVTWLNTSIGAIPGALPPMVGWAAATDGLHAGAWILFVILYLWQHPHFYAISWMYREDYRAAGFKMLANLDPSGCRLFRHAIFFSLVLIPASIALSAIGLTGSVYLAGSVFLGAALLAAGLHLAQHKRHADARRVLLASVAYLPLLFGLMVLDVAFLR
- a CDS encoding cytochrome c oxidase subunit 3 family protein; translation: MSSHAHASAHVAHHFESAVQQRESATLGMWIFLVTEVMFFGGLFAAYAIYRSIYPEAWVVGSHLLSIGLGGFNTAVLLASSLTMALAVHAAQTDKPRASALWIVLTLVLGLVFLGVKVVEYSGKYEHHLVPGPNFHLDPAAELAKLEASGTKVGDHLRHAFETANPAHVQLFYSLYFSMTGMHALHMVIGAGLMIWLLVTTLQGRYSSAYYNPVEVTGLYWHFVDIVWIFLFPLLYLVGRH
- a CDS encoding ABC transporter ATP-binding protein; translated protein: MVFPPIPAENAKPVPLPAGGLGGQTDIVLSVRDLSIQFGSAERPVRAVDSVSFDIAAGEVVALVGESGCGKSATALAVARLLPEPPARYTGGSIILMGVDVLKADAAKLRAMRGGSVAYVFQEPAAALNPVWSIGFQIDEVLRAHRPEVDRAAERERLFRAVGLDDVKRVSRAYPHELSGGMQQRAMIAMALAGGPRLLIADEPTTALDVTVQKQVLDVLIRLARETNLAMLFITHNLALASKISRRIIVMYAGQIVEEGTAEHVLSSPRHPYTRALLRALPRLRGSLERLEGIPGVVPAADAYPGGCRFHPRCPFARKLCSERVPDMEEGVRCHFWREIPK
- a CDS encoding cytochrome C oxidase subunit IV family protein, whose protein sequence is MSGEHVMPIRVYLAVIATLMVLTVVTVWVAFLDFGFLNDVIAVGIAVFKAFLVAVYFMHLRFAAPITRLCAGAGVIFFVIMIALTLSDYRSRAWLPFPEGWETTVETTVHH
- a CDS encoding ABC transporter substrate-binding protein; amino-acid sequence: MRPLYPLTLILAALLVTGCGRALLEDRAERDRTLYLASARIRGFDPAKVSDVASAKAIALVYETLVQIAYLERPYRVEPLLADGMPETSPDGLRYTFKLRKGIHFSDDPCFPGGRGREMTADDVVYSIKRLADRKVASSGWWAFEGRIRGLDEFRAASGGPGPTDYNRPVEGLRAIDRYTVEFTLTKPFPQFLWVLALHYASIVPREAVEYYGDRFAARPVGSGPYRLIEWRRNYRKIFERNPKWAETGRVDRYPSRGEPGDEQAGLLADAGKPLPLIDRIVMYVIADSTTQWMMFLRGELDESDISRDNWSVVIGPDGNLLPELAARGIRLTVSPQLRINYIGFNMNDPVVGPNRALRLALTCAFNSEEWIRLHNGRVRRARGPIPSTLAGYEPDYDPYPFNLERARAYLVEAGYPGGRDPATGRRVELTLELGRADDPELRQAAELIAAFFDRIGVALRLSFNNGPAFFEKLERGQAQMFYVGWLGDYPDAENFLQCLYGPNSDGGPNRAHYRSSEFDRLFEQVRVMEDSPERTALYSRLARIAMDDAPWIFVAEPLSYTLHQSRLRNRKPHLFPYGVEKYYGLSSDPR